A region from the Candidatus Thiothrix putei genome encodes:
- a CDS encoding peroxidase family protein — MQNIDNNTRSSSQGYGQTSASGSTSGILTATPQAISALLQLPGYNGGNKNALQNVANLIQQLLAQLENKYNPKPQPQLTEYRSIDGTGNNKKNPTWGSAGIQHKRSIPQDSSREPGGATEQRLPNPRTISNAVAAQDGANTVNQKGLSDLFWMWGQFLDHDITETPTNTAEKAPIAIPAGDPQFDPEGTGTASIQLSRSAATLDANGQRQQSNHITAFIDGSNVYGSDAEYASKLRTHEGGKLQMSAGDMMPMENGQFIAGDVRSNENIGLTSMHTLWVREHNRLADEIAQKNPSMSDEQIYQEARKVNVAQMQAITYNEFLPNLIGKNAIPKYTGYKPNVDPSIDNAFATAAFRMGHTMLSPNLLRLDENGQTIEQGNVALRDAFFRPDKVMESGIDPILRGAASQTAQAVDPMIVDDVRNFLFPQGGLDLAAVNIQRGRDHGLAGYGDTREALGLRPVNSFDSNVWREGFGDKLASVYDKPADVDLWVAGLAEKPVGDSLFGQTFTKIIGDQFTRLRDGDRFWYENQFSGKELQTIKNTKLSDIIERNTDFDNVQKNAFVASNSHLSEQPQPTTPAQQSPVTQSYSVTRSLGVDTRNNSRSQMSTMLQQMMQSGQPLTPQQVRDFMQSLRNGFLG; from the coding sequence ATGCAAAACATTGACAACAATACCCGCTCCTCATCCCAAGGATACGGGCAAACTTCCGCCTCAGGCAGCACCAGCGGCATCCTGACAGCCACGCCGCAAGCCATCAGTGCATTGCTTCAGTTACCTGGCTACAACGGCGGCAATAAGAACGCTTTGCAGAATGTAGCGAATTTGATTCAGCAACTGCTGGCGCAACTCGAAAACAAGTACAACCCCAAACCTCAGCCACAACTCACTGAATACCGCAGCATAGATGGCACTGGCAATAACAAGAAAAATCCAACATGGGGTTCGGCTGGCATCCAACACAAGCGCAGCATTCCCCAAGACAGCAGCCGTGAACCCGGTGGCGCTACCGAACAACGCCTGCCTAACCCGCGCACCATCAGTAATGCTGTTGCGGCACAAGATGGCGCAAATACCGTCAACCAAAAAGGCTTAAGCGACCTATTCTGGATGTGGGGGCAGTTTCTTGACCATGACATCACCGAAACCCCCACAAACACTGCCGAAAAAGCACCAATTGCCATTCCAGCCGGTGATCCACAATTTGACCCTGAAGGCACAGGCACCGCTTCTATCCAACTATCACGCAGCGCTGCTACCTTAGATGCCAACGGACAACGCCAACAAAGCAATCACATTACCGCATTTATTGACGGCTCCAATGTGTATGGCTCAGATGCTGAATATGCCAGCAAACTACGCACCCATGAAGGCGGAAAATTGCAGATGTCTGCAGGGGACATGATGCCCATGGAAAACGGGCAATTCATCGCTGGGGATGTTCGTTCTAACGAAAACATTGGCTTAACGTCGATGCACACCTTATGGGTACGTGAACACAACCGTCTGGCGGATGAGATTGCACAAAAGAATCCGTCCATGAGCGATGAACAAATCTATCAAGAAGCGCGCAAAGTCAACGTCGCACAAATGCAAGCGATTACTTACAACGAGTTCCTGCCGAATCTGATCGGTAAAAATGCGATTCCAAAATACACCGGCTACAAACCCAACGTTGATCCGTCGATTGACAATGCTTTTGCCACCGCCGCATTCCGCATGGGTCACACCATGCTGTCTCCTAATCTGCTGCGCTTGGATGAAAACGGGCAAACCATCGAGCAAGGCAATGTAGCGTTACGTGACGCTTTTTTCCGCCCAGATAAAGTCATGGAATCCGGGATCGACCCTATTTTACGTGGTGCAGCGTCGCAAACCGCGCAAGCCGTTGACCCCATGATTGTGGATGATGTGCGTAACTTCCTGTTCCCACAAGGTGGTTTAGACCTCGCCGCCGTCAATATCCAACGCGGTCGTGATCACGGTTTGGCAGGCTACGGCGATACCCGTGAAGCCTTAGGGTTGCGCCCAGTCAATAGCTTTGACTCCAATGTCTGGCGCGAAGGCTTTGGCGACAAACTGGCGAGTGTTTACGATAAGCCTGCCGATGTTGACCTGTGGGTAGCCGGTTTAGCAGAAAAGCCGGTCGGTGATTCCTTATTCGGGCAAACCTTCACCAAGATCATCGGTGATCAATTCACCCGTTTACGTGATGGTGACCGTTTCTGGTATGAAAACCAGTTCTCCGGTAAAGAGCTACAAACTATTAAAAACACCAAACTGTCTGACATTATCGAGCGCAATACCGACTTCGATAATGTGCAGAAAAATGCGTTTGTTGCGTCCAATAGCCATTTGAGCGAACAACCGCAACCCACCACACCAGCACAGCAATCGCCTGTGACACAAAGTTACAGTGTCACCCGCTCACTAGGGGTGGATACCCGCAACAATAGCCGCTCACAGATGAGCACGATGCTTCAGCAAATGATGCAATCAGGCCAACCGCTGACACCGCAGCAAGTCCGAGACTTCATGCAATCACTCAGAAACGGTTTCCTTGGTTAA
- a CDS encoding HAD family hydrolase has protein sequence MPQLTALLFDVDGTLADTERDGHRPAFNKAFAEAGLDWDWTVELYADLLTVTGGKERIRYFVEKYLPSFTPEEGLAGFAARMHKRKTHFYLEMLQAGEIPLRVGAERLIREARAAGLRLGIATTTTPENVTYLLKATLGEESIGWFECIAAGDIVPKKKPAPDIYAYAMQQMGLQPEECLAFEDSDNGIRSSTAANLKTIVTINDYTRDHDFSKAVLVVDQFGEADAPFTVLQGDAGSESYATLALLQHVFNQGNRF, from the coding sequence ATGCCACAACTCACTGCACTGTTATTCGATGTAGACGGTACGCTTGCGGATACCGAACGTGATGGACATCGCCCCGCCTTCAACAAGGCTTTTGCCGAAGCGGGCTTAGATTGGGATTGGACGGTGGAACTGTATGCCGATCTGCTGACCGTAACCGGTGGTAAAGAGCGTATTCGCTATTTCGTCGAAAAATACCTGCCAAGTTTTACTCCCGAAGAGGGGCTTGCCGGGTTTGCAGCACGGATGCATAAACGCAAAACCCATTTTTATTTGGAGATGTTGCAAGCGGGTGAAATTCCTTTGCGTGTAGGGGCAGAACGCTTGATTCGGGAAGCGCGTGCGGCTGGCTTACGTTTAGGAATTGCTACCACGACGACGCCTGAAAATGTTACTTATTTGCTGAAAGCTACTTTGGGTGAGGAATCTATTGGCTGGTTTGAGTGCATTGCGGCGGGTGATATTGTGCCTAAGAAAAAGCCTGCGCCGGATATTTATGCGTATGCCATGCAACAAATGGGCTTGCAGCCTGAAGAGTGTTTGGCGTTTGAAGATTCTGATAATGGCATTCGCTCTTCCACAGCAGCCAATCTGAAAACCATTGTGACCATTAACGATTACACCCGCGACCACGATTTCAGCAAAGCAGTGTTGGTGGTGGATCAGTTTGGTGAGGCGGATGCGCCTTTCACGGTGTTGCAAGGTGACGCAGGTAGTGAGTCCTACGCCACCCTTGCGCTATTGCAGCACGTGTTTAACCAAGGAAACCGTTTCTGA
- the hemB gene encoding porphobilinogen synthase codes for MAIYPGMYPYTRMRRMRRDDFSRRLMRENVLTANDLIWPVFVMEGENQREAIASMPGVERISIDLLVKEAEEAFKLGIPAMAIFPVTPQAAKTDKAEEAWNPDGLAQRTVRAIKAAVPELGVITDVALDPFTSHGQDGLMDVNGYILNDETVSALVKQALSHAEAGADVVAPSDMMDGRIGEIRDVLEQHGHLNVRILAYSAKYASSFYGPFRDAVGSAANLKGGNKYSYQMDPANSDEALWEVALDLQEGADMVMIKPGMPYLDIVRRIKEEFKAPTYVYHVSGEYAMLKAAGMNGWINEKACVLEALLGMKRAGADGILTYYAKQVAEWLKNP; via the coding sequence ATGGCTATTTATCCCGGAATGTACCCTTACACCCGTATGCGCAGGATGCGCCGTGATGATTTTTCCCGCCGTTTAATGCGCGAAAACGTGTTGACTGCCAATGATTTGATTTGGCCAGTATTTGTGATGGAAGGCGAAAATCAGCGCGAAGCCATTGCCTCTATGCCCGGTGTGGAACGCATCAGCATCGACCTGTTGGTGAAAGAAGCGGAGGAGGCATTCAAACTGGGTATCCCGGCAATGGCGATTTTCCCCGTGACCCCGCAAGCAGCTAAAACCGATAAGGCGGAAGAGGCGTGGAACCCAGATGGCTTGGCGCAACGCACAGTGCGGGCAATCAAAGCTGCCGTGCCGGAACTGGGTGTGATTACCGACGTGGCGCTTGACCCGTTCACTTCGCACGGGCAAGACGGTTTGATGGATGTGAATGGCTACATCCTTAACGATGAAACGGTATCTGCACTGGTGAAACAGGCACTTTCCCATGCTGAAGCGGGAGCAGATGTGGTTGCGCCTTCTGATATGATGGATGGGCGCATCGGTGAAATCCGTGACGTGTTGGAACAGCACGGGCATTTGAATGTACGGATTCTGGCGTATTCTGCGAAATACGCTTCCAGCTTTTATGGTCCGTTCCGGGATGCCGTTGGTTCAGCAGCAAACTTGAAGGGCGGTAATAAATACAGTTACCAGATGGATCCTGCCAATTCCGACGAAGCCTTGTGGGAAGTCGCGCTCGACCTGCAAGAAGGTGCGGATATGGTGATGATCAAGCCGGGGATGCCCTACCTCGACATCGTGCGCCGCATCAAAGAAGAGTTCAAAGCACCGACCTACGTTTACCATGTCAGCGGGGAGTACGCGATGCTGAAAGCGGCGGGCATGAATGGCTGGATCAATGAAAAGGCATGTGTGCTGGAAGCCTTGTTGGGGATGAAACGGGCCGGTGCGGATGGGATTTTGACGTATTACGCCAAGCAGGTGGCGGAGTGGTTAAAAAATCCATAA
- a CDS encoding RNA-guided endonuclease TnpB family protein encodes MIISHKIRLDPNNQQATYFAKAAGTARFAYNWALAEWQTQYAAWKDDNIQPKPNQMGLRRQLNAIKREQFPWMLEVTKNAPQMAIIQLGAAFKNFFAERAKYPQFKKKGKSRDSFTLTNDQFSLDGCRIRIPNLGLVRMRETLRFSGKILSATISRTADQWFASITVDTTSNHLPPAKNQGTVGVDLGVSALATLSTGEKVVGAKPHKALLSRLKRLSRSLSRKVKGSANCHKAKQKLAKLHARIANIRQDSLHQLTTDLTRRFHTIGIENLNVSGMVKNRHLSRAISDMGFFEFRRQLEYKAEMRGAVVVVADRFFASSKTCSTAGCGHKVDKLPLSVREWTCPVCGAVHDRDINAAKNLKKYAVSYTVSACGGEGSGLGRKPKTKPAPVKQEFNTMTTFS; translated from the coding sequence ATGATCATCAGCCACAAAATCCGCCTCGACCCCAACAACCAGCAAGCCACGTACTTTGCCAAAGCCGCTGGCACAGCACGGTTCGCCTACAACTGGGCGTTGGCAGAATGGCAAACCCAATACGCCGCATGGAAAGACGATAACATCCAGCCAAAACCCAACCAAATGGGCTTGCGCCGCCAATTGAACGCCATCAAACGCGAACAATTCCCCTGGATGCTGGAAGTCACCAAAAACGCCCCGCAAATGGCGATTATCCAACTCGGTGCAGCTTTCAAGAACTTCTTTGCGGAGCGAGCCAAGTACCCGCAATTCAAAAAGAAAGGCAAAAGCCGCGACAGTTTCACCCTCACCAACGACCAGTTCAGCCTTGACGGTTGCCGCATCCGCATTCCCAACCTTGGGTTAGTACGGATGCGGGAAACGTTACGCTTTTCCGGTAAAATTCTCTCTGCCACGATTTCCCGCACCGCTGATCAGTGGTTCGCCAGCATCACCGTGGACACCACCTCAAACCACCTCCCGCCTGCCAAAAACCAAGGCACGGTAGGGGTGGATTTGGGCGTATCTGCACTGGCAACCCTATCAACGGGGGAAAAAGTAGTTGGGGCAAAGCCGCATAAAGCCTTGCTTTCCCGCCTAAAACGGCTCTCGCGCAGCCTGTCCCGCAAGGTCAAAGGCAGTGCCAACTGCCACAAGGCGAAGCAGAAGCTGGCAAAACTTCACGCCCGTATCGCCAATATCCGCCAAGACAGTTTGCACCAGCTCACCACGGATTTGACCCGCCGTTTTCACACCATCGGCATTGAAAACTTGAACGTATCGGGCATGGTGAAAAACCGTCATTTATCGCGTGCCATCAGTGACATGGGGTTTTTCGAGTTTCGCCGTCAACTGGAATACAAGGCGGAAATGCGCGGTGCGGTGGTCGTGGTGGCTGATCGGTTTTTTGCCTCCAGCAAAACCTGTTCTACTGCTGGCTGTGGGCATAAAGTGGACAAGCTGCCACTGTCGGTACGTGAATGGACTTGCCCCGTTTGCGGTGCAGTCCATGACCGTGACATCAATGCCGCCAAAAATTTGAAAAAATATGCCGTGAGTTACACGGTGTCTGCCTGTGGAGGGGAAGGCTCTGGTCTTGGGCGCAAGCCGAAGACGAAACCAGCCCCCGTGAAGCAGGAATTCAACACCATGACTACTTTTAGTTAG
- a CDS encoding IS607 family transposase, whose protein sequence is MNRLVPISEASKLLGVSVSTLRRWEAEGRLIPEHTSGKHRRYDMLKLKPELFRASEDSRKTLAYARVSSADQKDDLERQKQVLELYCAQQGWTFELISDLGSGMNYYKKGLKRLLNKILVGNVGRLVITHKDRLLRFGAELVFSICEAKQVEVVIVNKGEDTTFEEDLATDVLEIITVFSARLYGSRSRKNKKLLDGVKKAVEESQV, encoded by the coding sequence ATGAATAGATTAGTCCCCATCAGTGAAGCATCAAAACTGCTTGGCGTGTCAGTTTCCACCCTGCGCCGCTGGGAAGCGGAAGGTCGGCTAATCCCCGAACACACCTCCGGTAAACACCGCCGTTACGATATGTTGAAACTCAAGCCGGAACTGTTCCGTGCCAGCGAAGACAGTCGCAAGACGCTTGCCTACGCCCGTGTATCCAGTGCTGACCAAAAAGACGATTTGGAACGCCAAAAGCAAGTGCTGGAACTCTATTGTGCCCAACAGGGCTGGACATTCGAGCTAATATCCGACCTCGGTTCAGGCATGAACTACTACAAAAAAGGACTAAAACGCCTGCTCAACAAGATTTTGGTTGGCAATGTCGGGCGACTGGTCATCACCCACAAAGACCGCCTGCTGCGGTTTGGTGCGGAACTGGTGTTCTCCATCTGCGAAGCCAAACAAGTGGAAGTGGTGATCGTAAACAAGGGCGAAGACACCACCTTTGAGGAAGATTTGGCAACCGATGTGCTGGAAATCATCACGGTTTTCTCGGCACGGCTGTACGGCTCACGTTCGCGCAAAAACAAAAAGTTGCTGGACGGGGTAAAGAAAGCCGTGGAAGAATCGCAAGTATGA
- a CDS encoding ISAzo13 family transposase — protein sequence MDEHFRQVLKDHTAGDPMREAVKWTNLSRRQIARRMQALGTSAGKNVVSRLLREHGYRRRKPQKKRTMGQHADRNAQFEKIAQLKQTYLQAGKPVISIDTKKKELLGNFYREGVTDAVEPTEVNDHDFPSYGNGQVIPHGIYDLARNEAALHLNTSHDTTEFACESLGLWWREQGKPNYPEADELLVLCDGGGSNSSSAYLFKQDLQALADSLNLTIRIAHYPPYCSKYNPIEHRLFPHVTRACRGVPLETVETAKHYMAKTETTTGLKVAVRIISKVFETGRKYTQAFKDNMTIQFDDFLPKWNYSAVPQSP from the coding sequence TTGGATGAGCATTTTCGCCAAGTTTTAAAGGATCATACGGCAGGCGACCCCATGCGGGAGGCGGTGAAATGGACGAACCTGTCACGTCGGCAGATTGCCCGGCGGATGCAGGCATTGGGGACATCGGCTGGGAAAAACGTGGTGTCGCGCCTATTACGGGAGCACGGCTACCGCCGCCGCAAGCCCCAGAAGAAACGCACCATGGGGCAACACGCTGACCGTAATGCCCAGTTTGAAAAGATTGCCCAACTCAAACAAACCTACCTGCAAGCAGGCAAACCCGTGATCAGCATTGACACCAAAAAGAAGGAACTGCTGGGCAACTTTTACCGTGAAGGGGTAACGGATGCCGTCGAACCCACGGAGGTCAATGACCATGACTTCCCCAGCTATGGCAATGGTCAGGTGATCCCCCACGGCATCTACGACCTTGCCCGCAACGAAGCGGCACTGCACCTGAACACCAGCCACGACACCACCGAGTTTGCCTGCGAAAGCCTTGGCTTATGGTGGCGTGAGCAAGGGAAACCCAACTACCCCGAAGCTGACGAGCTGTTGGTCTTATGTGACGGTGGTGGCAGCAACAGTTCCTCTGCGTACCTGTTCAAGCAAGACTTGCAGGCATTGGCGGACAGCCTGAACCTGACAATACGCATCGCCCACTACCCGCCCTATTGCTCCAAATACAACCCGATTGAACACCGACTGTTCCCCCATGTGACCCGTGCCTGCCGGGGTGTGCCGTTGGAAACGGTCGAAACCGCCAAACACTACATGGCAAAAACGGAAACCACCACTGGCTTGAAGGTCGCTGTCCGCATCATCAGTAAAGTTTTTGAAACCGGGCGCAAGTATACCCAAGCGTTCAAGGATAACATGACCATCCAGTTCGATGACTTCCTGCCAAAATGGAACTACTCCGCTGTCCCTCAGTCCCCCTGA